From the genome of Ziziphus jujuba cultivar Dongzao chromosome 4, ASM3175591v1:
gACTGAAAGGAGGAAAACAGAGCAGGGCTGAGGGTAATGAGAACATCAGTAATTTATCATAACCATAATAGGGTTGTGATTTTCACCTGCCTGCTTGTATGTCTGTTACATAAGTTCCAATCAAAGAAATGTCTCCAGCTTTAGCAGCACACAACTATGGATTTCAAAATCCTCCTTACTATTGCATGAAGAAATGAGCACCATGAAATCAAAACAGACTCCTGTGCAACTGGCTGGCTGGGAAAACTACATAAAACATAGTATTCAAAtgccaaatataaatatgatgTTGTACCAACTAGTATGTGTCATACCACTTCCAAAAGAAATAGAAGGAGCTAAGACTTCAAATCCGCAAATCTTTGCCTCACAGCGCATGCAAGCTTCCATTCGCCAATACCAGCCAACCTTTCAACAACCTTTTGCCTGACCTTGATATATGGTATAAAACCCCTATCCGTCATCCCAATTACCACCTTCCCCGACAAAATAAACTCACCACACTCCAGGCAACCTTCAACCACCGATTCGTAGATCTCAAACCCAACAGCACAACGCTCCCTCTCCAACAACTCAACCACCTCAACTGCTCTCCACATCTCTCTGTTTGCCCGCAATGTCGCCATCACTTTCACCAAAGTCCCCTGCCTTGGTGCCAATCCAACTTTCACCACCATTTGCTTAATCATATCTACCGCCTCAGTAGTCCTCCTGACTTTGCACATTGAACTAATCACCGCGTTGTAACTTTCCAAATCAGGAACACAGCCAGCCCCACTCAATCCTTTCAAGACTTTAACTGCCTCCATCAACTGGTCAACAGCACACAGAGACAATATGAGGTAATTGCAGGTACCCGAGTCGGGAGAATATCCAATTGACTGCATTTCTAGTAAGATCTCAGCAACGGATTGAGATTGGCGACGGCGTCGCAGCCATGCAGAAGAGAGAAGGAGATGGGTTTGAGGGGCAGGGACACAACCCGAGCGAAGGGTACGCTGGAGGATGGCAAGGGATATAGGGAGGGGATTGGGGCTTTGGAGAGTGTAGGAGAGGAGACAGGAGAAAGCAATCTGTGATCTATAGCGAGGCCTGACAGGGACAAACGATTGCAGAATCTCATCAATCAATTTTGCCCTAATGGCCGGGGGATAGGTAGAAAGAAATGAGAACGGATTTGGGTGTTGGCGAACTTGTCCGTGAGATGTAAGAACATCAGGAATTTTTTCATAGCTCTTGGTTTTCACTGCATCTTCAATGGTTTCTTGGAGAATTTCTGATGATGAGGCGGAGTGTATCAAACAATATTGGACATTATAACGAAGAGGTAATAGAGTTCTGCAAAATTTCATTGCTCCACTAGCCATGTTTCAGTTCCTAATAAGAGAGTGACACAGTAGATGAAACCCGCAGTGtttataaaaatgttaataaagcaTAGGTACAACTTctgaaaaacttaaaaagggTATGTTACAACTCGACCCCTTGATTTGATTTAATCATTCAAATATATTCTTTGGAAGCTTATAAACATAAATTTCAATCACACTCTTACATTTTggacaaaagcatttttaaataaattataataactcTCTAAAACTACTTTGCTGCAGAAGCAGTCATAACAAAAACAGCtacaataatgataacaataactAAAACATTATAGtagtaaataataatcaatattattaagaaatatattgataatatataaacaTTGAACTATATTATTCGTTATaatattcaataatatttagtaaagacaaaattatttttgttaaaagttAACAACATAGTCATAACTATAACTGgattaccaaaataaaattatattatatctatatatatatatatatatataaataacaattattgtatatttgtaaataataattttgtgaaACTAtttaccaataataaaaataataataacaataactagAAAACATATGTTAGAGAACCATTAGACACATGAGCATCCGAATTAGGTTAGCACACATCTGAATCTAACAGAACTCCAAggcaaatattattaaaaaagaaaaccaaattaCAAGAGAGTTGATAACCTACACAGTTAGTGCGTGGACAATGGGGTGTCTAATATCATTGCTTGAATTATTAACTCATCCGAATTGGAAGAGTTATTGTGTACAATTTCGTTTTCACTGAAAATTGGGTTGCTagagttttttttatatgaatgtaACCTATTGCATGGCAGAAATTGCTACCCGCACTACATAGGGAtgtaaaattacttaaaaaccttaattttttgtttaatgttttttctttttgaaaaatttaatcaatttttcttttctctttatgGGATTAATTTTTCGtttaatgttttttctttttgaaaattttaatcaatttttcttttctctttatgGGAATTTTTAACTCTCTCATCTTCATTGATATACGTTTCTTTAGAATCAGTTTTTAGCTGGGGAATGCaacaatttttagaatttaatctCCTCCcgacaattataattaaaaataatataattagccGTGCCATAAgagataaaatatgaataagatTCCTCCACCACAAAtgccaatgaaaaataaaaattgaatagtCACGGACAAAGAAGcaccataattatatttatttgagaaGTTTGCTACTAGTCTTTGATGGAAGTCATCGGCATTTATGTCTAATTGTAATTGTTTCTACAGTGGACTATGAAGATGAAACCTAATCATAAAGAAAATTGGTCAACCAATTAAAAAAGTCAAAGAgtttttgataattatatataaaactgtAGTAGGGATTGTTAAATTTGGTTGTGATAAAAGCACTaccgtttttattttttggaaaatcaattCACTTTcaaagtagagaaaaaaaaattttttttaaaaaaatcaaatgagtTCCAACTTACATTAAAAAAGGGGCTTTTGAAACCCAAAGCCCAATCAAATGAATGTAAGcgtattcaaattaaaatgagtttttaatataatagaatttaattAAACAGGGGTGTTGAACTAtgtttagaaaacttttcaatAATTTGTTGTCTTCTAAATATGCAGGTATGTCATTTCAAATCTGCAACAGTTCAAACTGTTGGACTCATATATACAGCGGAAGCCTGATTGAGATTGAATAAAGTATGTgataaattatgtcattattcattaattttacTAACTTTTATGTGCAggaccttccaaactattctctagTAACAGATCTGCGGATAGGCACACCTGAtcataaaagaaataagaaggtTAATATGAAGAAATCCTGAAACTcacagtttctgtttttctctcacGGCGTTTTTAATTCTGTACTGAGATtctcaatctctagaaaataatacgtaAAACCTATTTTTTAAAGGCTAGTAAGCAATGTATTTGTACATTGCTAATCCTAATCCTCCTAGGGTTTCATAATACTTTGGGCCCACTTAATGGGCtctttcttgtatcttaatCATCAGTTAAATGGACTCTatcatttaatgagctagtttagGGATCCCACAACCCATTATTAATCAATGCTCCTGatcatggattagcttgctccaaaagcataaatccaacaatctccCACTTGCTGTGAGCAAGTCTGGGACTTTGATCTTATCCAGTGCTACTCCACCAAAAACCTAGATGTGAACTccaagattaataatatttatattaaatgtatttttcctttgtaaaatatcaataattaattgataataatttctgttaatcaattaattatttattctcctGATTTATCAGTTTCTTTAACGGATCCAATGCAGTGGCCAGTGACTTTTACTATTCAAGTACCGAAACATATCAAgaggatatttcatacaaattctattttgtatatttcataaatacttaaTAATCAAAGAACCATGATTTccaaatcatcaagatattggCCATTCAAAATAGACCTCACTtattgataattcaaagaatcatagtcacttaattacctatttataatacactcaggattaagaaaaatagcATATTCAATATTGCCTGAAATTTAATTCCTTTTAcagaaatttatccttaattaaatctcttcCGATTCTCTGAGAATGACTATAattcattccaatattttataataatcaaaacaaattatttcataaaatattgcagtctaaataaagtgcccagctttatttaacaaatgtgagacaattcattaattatgagaacctaTGCTCATGTATTCTATGGACTTATCCATATGATCACATATTGCATAATTAATCTAGAccttatacgtaaaatattgtgcgcaaaaaaataacttaatatTATTGAATCAGAAAATGAAACTACAACTTGTcttgctccaagagcataaatGTAATTAACTCTCACTTACTTTAAAGTAAGCCTGTGACCCTCTTAAGACCCATACAATTTACATGCTTCTCAAATACACGTTCAGGAAGAGTCTTAGTAAAAGGATCTGCTAGGTTCTCCTCAGATGCTATTTTAGTAACCACTGTATCTCCTCTTTCAATGAAATCATGGATCAATTGGTACTTTCTTAATATGTGTTTCTGCTTTTTGTGAGACCTGGGTTCTCTGGATTGTGCTACGGCCCCACTATTATCACAGTAAAGGGTAATGGGCCGATCTGCACATAGTATCACATGAAGATCCAAAAGGAATTTCTTAAGCCATACAGCTTCCTTTGCAGCTTCAGATGCAACCACATATTCAGCTTCAGTTGTGGAGTCAGCAACACAAGTTTGTTTAACACTCCAACAAATGGCTCTTCCATTTAGAGTAAACACATATCTCGATGTTGACTTACTAGAATCAATATCCCTTTGAAAATCAGAGTCCGTATAACTAAGGGTTTCAAGACTCCCACTAGATTGACCAACGTATAATCCCTCGTTCTCTTTAGATACTTGAGTATATGCTTCACTGCAGTCCAGTGTTCTACTATGGGATCTGATTGGTACCGGCTTACTACTCCCACTGCATAGCAGATATTTAGCCTGGTACATAGCATGGCATATATGAGACTACCAACAGCCGAAGCataaggtttcttactcatgagttcTTTCTCTTCTAAAGTTTTTGGTGATTGCTCCTTGGAAAGATGAATTCCATGTCTAAAGGGTAGAAGTGCCCTTTTGGAATTTTCCATGCTAAACCTGGTCACTATTTTATCAATGTAAGAAGCTTGGGATAGAGCTAACACCTTATTCTTTCGGTCTTGTAAAAGTTCGATTCCTATAATAtagttagcttcatccaaatccttcatatcaaattgcTCTTTCAAGTAACTTTTTATGTCTGACAACACTTTTACATTGTTTTCAATTAACAGAATGTCGGCTAcgtaaataataagaaaaattaccACTATACcttgaatctttttatacacACATGGTTCATCTGGGCTTTTTTCAAAACCATATGATTTGATAACTTGATCAAATCTAATGTTCCATGACTGGGTGCTTGCTTAAGTTCATATATTGACCTATACAACTTGCAAACCATGTGTTCTTAACCTTTTTTATGAACCTTCCGGTTGCTGCATATAGATGTCCTCCTCCGCTCCCCATTAAGAAAAGCTATTTTGACATCCCTTTGCCAAATCTCATAATCGAGAGCTGCTGCTACAGCTAAGAGAATCCGAACAGATTTAAGCATGGCTACTGGCGAAAAGGTTTCATCATAATCTATACCCTATTTCTCGGTATAACCTTTTACCACCAATGTAGCTTTGAAGGTTTCAACCTTCTTATCtggtcctctctttctcttgtaaATCCGCTTACACCCAATTTGTTTTACCCCTTTAGGTGCTTCTACAAGAGACCAGACTGAGTTAAAATCCATAGATTCCATATCACTGTCCATGGCCTTTCTCCACTCTTGCATATCAACATCCTCCAATGCCTCTTTGTATGTGGTAGGATTGTCATCAGGATTATCCAGAATGACTTGATAAGTCTCTCCTAATAAGGCATACCTTGCAAGTTTACGTATCATTCTCCCACTACGAGTTTGCTGCACTAATTGTTGTACATGTACGGAAGGATCCAAGTTTTGTAGTTCAGGTGGATCAACCTTTTCATTATGATATTGTTCTTGAGTTTCTTGAATTTGGTCTTGAGCTGTTTCCTGTATTTGTTCACCTTTAGGtacaatttgtatatttttcccTCTTTGAACATCAATAGGAAATAGGGGTGGAAGACTAGGAGTTTCTGGTGGATCTCGAACTGAGTCAAGCTCTTCCAGAGTCGCTTTACTCTTAggattaaaatttttcatataatccTCTTCTAAGAAAGTGGCATGAGTACTTACTATCaccttcttttcctttggattataaaatattctacCTCTCATTCCCTTAGGGTAGCCAATAAACATACGTAATTCCGTACAAGATTTCCATTTTTGAGATTTCTGTGGTAAGACATGTGTCGGGGCACCCCAAATCCGAATATGGTTTAAACTGGGTTTGTGCCCTTTCCATAATTTTGTGGGTGTCTTTGAAACAGATTTAGATGGAACCAAGTTTAGTATGTATGCAGCTGTTTCTTAGGCATATCCCCAGAACGATTCATGTAATGATGAATAACTAAGCATTGACCTCACCATATCTAAAAGGGTTCTATTTCTCCTTTCAGAGACTCCATTTTGCTGGGGCATTCTAGGAGATGATAATTGAGAAACTATCTCCTTTTTAGCCAAGTAAGACTTGAACTCTCCAGATAAGTATTCACTGCCTTGGTTAGACCGAAGCTGCTTGATATGGACACCCAATTGCTTTTCTGCTTCAGCCTTATACtctcaaaatttatcaaaagtttTAGACTTTTGGCGCATTAGGTAAACATAACCatatcttgagtagtcatcagtaAATGTGATGAAATACACATATCCGCCTCTAGCTTAAATGCTCGttggtccacatacatcagtatgTACCAATTCTAATTATATGGTGGCATGATTtttttggatggatggtgaagtcgttggtgccatactacccttctccttgagttttttggcctccctcctttgttgtatttgtaattgatctttGTACATCTCTTTgggagttaatgcctccagcttgacctttttatcttttaatctaaaaacaatactattctctttaccataatgaatagcatctctatcaaattgcagccagcactctcctagaaaccaagcttaattcagcatgggaagcattcaaagtttcagcctcaccttcaagctcttcctcctcctctttcTCAGTTTCATtgccactttcctcactttccaattctagctcaccattatccttcaacaccatgatccttctattcggacattggctagcgatgtgtcctcgtccctaccacttaaaataaataatttattttgatcttgaaggtttaggatcatattttacctcattctttggtgcgtGGACAGATTCGATTTTGGAGTCCCTTTTGGCCGATTGTAACTTTTTTCACCaagtttcggttttggcttgttcttaaaggtaggattgtttctccagccacttggatttgatcttccgctattggaaacacctccaaaccatgagcctacattcctccttttgaattgatgctctaatttaatagccacatgcaacatctcctctaattccacacattgttacaattctagttgattagctatttcacgattcaaaccaccaagcaagcttgccatggttgcttctctatcttcattcgtacttaacctcatcataagcatctccatctccttgtaataatcctccacgaacctagttccttgagataaaaattgaagcctTGGCTCTCCTTCGAGTGTttttctcattggtccaccattagagtgcataatgaccaaactccattgctaccaacttcaccttcttagcatccgaataattatgacaataaaaatcatctccattctctactcccattccaaatatgcctccggaTAATTTTTTtgcatgaaaggtggaatgtttaccttgatattccctagatcatcatcttcattccttgctggtctcccatggattggcctttcttgaggttcaaaaatttcatcaaacccttcatccaagtcatttCCAAAGTTACTTcacccgaattcctctcttggtcgccctcggcctcctcgacctccatgagcatctaaccttatattcggcCCTCCTTATGATATTTCTATCCTATctatcctttgatctatgttatcAAATTGGGCATCCATCagctgcaattgctccaatatagtcCTCATGTCcctttgctcaccactccttgTAGCttgggaaccaccatggaatcctatggaatcttcttcattaattcttaaaggtggatctcctcttctcactcttgaatctgccatgttagtacgaataacataaaaataaaataagacctcaccaaattcactccctcacgtgtttcatccagacaaggtcttgacactcgtgttttcacactagttttggcttttaccctcttttaagctcacacactgttgcctttttccactcaaggaatttactcaaagttctaattaaagcactagaaaaatagtaattagatcacaagtatgtgttaatttaacttatcaacaaaacattagcaaaagcaagcaatactgaATGAATTGGCAAaatctagttttcggcttttctaggaaaaataaggcaaattaacaaggaaaattttgtaatttttaagaactggactagatggtaagtaAGTAAAGagtcaataataaaaatttagaaaaagaatacCAAGCACAAACAataatcaattcgaacaaaaataaggaataatgttggttgttgttcttgtaattcaagttttatgtatcaaatcctttaccaattttcaTCCAATATTTTAGTACCCAAAATTCAAagatccagcagcaaaaataaatctccagcaacttagaatatcaaaaatcaaatcttcaactcaaacaaattcccaaactcaaatttcaacaccaaattcagcAAACccgaatttttttcttttttatattcatcttttcttcttttattttttttttcactgaacATCAAACACAActctagtaaaaaaaaaaaagtagcaacCAAATAGGAATTCAATAGAAAAATCttaccaaacccgtggcctccaacaaaaaacaaatatgtagttttttttttttttaataatatcacaaaccctttttctttttttttctttttttttaactcacagaacataagacaactgcagtagcaagaatcaacaccaaaattgcaattccaacaccaaaaaatCACCAAAGCCGTGACCTCCCAAATAAAATGCcaattgtgcagtttttttttttttctttcttctttttgaatatatgaatgcaaatatttaagactaaaacagtaaataaaaattaaaaaaaaccaaaattaacaagtacAATGATgacaaacaaccaacaaactgaaagaaaaatacggtaaaactaggaaatcctaatttaataaggaatgaaatttttttgttttttttttaaaagatgcagaacgtgtatgatgataga
Proteins encoded in this window:
- the LOC107409713 gene encoding pentatricopeptide repeat-containing protein At1g06270, encoding MASGAMKFCRTLLPLRYNVQYCLIHSASSSEILQETIEDAVKTKSYEKIPDVLTSHGQVRQHPNPFSFLSTYPPAIRAKLIDEILQSFVPVRPRYRSQIAFSCLLSYTLQSPNPLPISLAILQRTLRSGCVPAPQTHLLLSSAWLRRRRQSQSVAEILLEMQSIGYSPDSGTCNYLILSLCAVDQLMEAVKVLKGLSGAGCVPDLESYNAVISSMCKVRRTTEAVDMIKQMVVKVGLAPRQGTLVKVMATLRANREMWRAVEVVELLERERCAVGFEIYESVVEGCLECGEFILSGKVVIGMTDRGFIPYIKVRQKVVERLAGIGEWKLACAVRQRFADLKS